In Panthera leo isolate Ple1 chromosome B3, P.leo_Ple1_pat1.1, whole genome shotgun sequence, a single genomic region encodes these proteins:
- the GNPNAT1 gene encoding glucosamine 6-phosphate N-acetyltransferase: MKPDETPMFDPSLLKEVDWSQNTATFSPAISPTHPGEGLVLRPLCTADLNRGFFKVLGQLTETGVVNPEQFMKSFEHMKKSGDYYVTVVEDVTLGQIVATATLIIEHKFIHSCAKRGRVEDVVVSDECRGKQLGKLLLSTLTLLSKKLNCYKITLECLPQNVGFYKKFGYTVSEENYMCRRFLK, translated from the exons ATGAAACCTGATGAAACTCCTATGTTTGACCCAAGTCTACTCAAAGAAGTGGACTGGAGCCAGAATACAGCAACATTTTCTCCAGCCATTTCCCCAACACATCCTGGAGAAGGTTTGGTTTTGAGGCCCCTTTGTACTGCTGACTTAAATAGAG gtttttttaaagtactagGTCAGCTGACTGAAACCGGAGTTGTCAACCCTGAACAATTTATGA AATCTTTTGAGCACATGAAGAAATCTGGGGACTATTATGTTACAGTTGTGGAAGATGTGACTTTAGGACAAATTGTGGCTACAGCAACTCTGATAATAGAACATAAATTCATCCATTCCTGTGCTAAG agaggAAGAGTAGAAGATGTTGTTGTTAGTGATGAATGCCGAGGAAAGCAGCTTGGCAAACT GTTGTTATCAACCCTTACTTTGCTAAGCAAGAAACTGAACTGTTATAAGATTACCCTTGAATGTCTACCACAAAATGTTGGTTTCTATAAAAAGTTTGGATATACAGTATCTGAAGAAAACTACATGTGTCGGAGGTTTCTAAagtaa